A stretch of DNA from Drosophila virilis strain 15010-1051.87 chromosome 5, Dvir_AGI_RSII-ME, whole genome shotgun sequence:
GCAAGAATTTAGCCATCGTATAACAATTGTACGAATGCAAGAGGATAACCTACGTGGCCACAAAGTTACGTATGGAGTCCATGGATGCCAGATCACATTCGCGGCAGTAAacgtatttgtttttggtcTCTAGTACAATCTCCTCTCGTGCCTGTTCGCACTTTTTCATATCTCGACAGGCCATATAAACTGTGGCTCCCCTTCGCGCCAACTCCCGCACCGTCTCCTTGCCTATGCCCGTATTCGAGCCggtaacaataacaactttGTCCGATTCATCCGTCTCTTTTGTGAATTTGCCGCCTTGCATAAGGTCTCTTCAAGCGGGAAATTTTCGTTTTAACCAATTGTTGAATTAAATGCAACTGACTTACTTTATAAAACAGGCGCAACCCACCGAGGTGCCCGCCACGCTTGCCCAGAATATTGGCCGGCTTTTTAGAAACGCAAATAACGTCATTTTGTGCTcggataaataaaaaacacgaGTCCACAAACTATGTGCTGTTGTGCATAAATACGCGATCGCGATGTCTTAGGGTGTTCGCACTTGAAATACCCTTTGACCAATTGATGGCTCATACGTAAGCATTGCACGCATGCTTGTAGCCCATAATTGTAAGAACAAAAACGagcattaatttatttatgttttttttttaatgtttaaaGTAAGTGTAGAATTTATGTGATATGGCGTGTTGTGTTTCGTGTGAAACTACTGCTAAATATGTAGGCTCATTGCGTttaggtacagggtatcataGCCAGGGTTGCTTACCTGACTTTCgaaattaaactaataaaacttacttaataaacaaaactgtCAATCCAATTAAAAGGAGCCATACCAAAAACGAATTCAATATACAATCAAGATCCAAGTTCATCTTTGCAGAGATTCTTGTTAGAACTTTGTAAgcgcaaattaaataaaagctcTTCTTCTTTGTTTGAATTAAAAACAGGGTGTTTCAAGTCCACAAGTTTGTCAGACGTGGGcttgttgtgtttattttattccGAAATTTCACGTGAATAAGTATACGTTTCTTAAGAACACAATATCGTCCGCCGTGTGTGAGTCAAGTGACAGCACGCTCAGCGCCAACGGAGACGCATTCAATTAAAACCgagccaaacaaaatataatgcGTCGAAATGTGTAAGTCAACGCCAACTCGACTGTTGCTTTGAGAATAATCGAACAGCTTCTTATTTCAGGCGCCAACAACAGTACAACTGGGAGAATGGGCAGCAAGACGGAATGGACGATATATTTCTCAGACCCGCCCATGAAAGCAACGAGATTATGGATTTGGTTCAGTTGGCAAACAGATCCAGCAACGGAAACACAAAAGTGTCGCGTTCTGAGAACACGCTGGAGGTGAAAGTACAGGAGGGCGATACACTGCAAGCTCTGGCACTGCGGTTCCATTGTTCTGTAGCGGACATTAAGCGCCTGAACAAGATTGATCGCGATAATGAGATACATGCACGTCGAATTATTCGCATTCCAGTCACAGTACACAATGTGCTGCTGGGTGCCAGCGACGTCGATGCACTGCCTTGTGTTCATCGTAGCGGGAATAACAGTCCCAGGCACAATGTGGACCTAGAGCCGGCCATCGAGCGCAATCCGCTGGAGGATGCACGCATGATGCTGGATGAGCGACTTCTGGTGGCTGCTGTAAATGCTTCCGGTCCTGTAGCTGGCGAAGTTCAGCCCTCAACACGCAGAGATGGAAGTAAATTTTATGAAGGAGCTCATGGCTATCCAGATGACGAGGGTGagttgattatttatttttaatttgtaagcTGGCTGGCATTGAGTTATcatattcaaaatttcaatGTGAGCTCTTAACAGCTGATAGAGCTGGCCAACTAAGCAAAGTCTTTGTGCGTTAGAGTCACCCTGTGTGCAGTAAGGCGCACTTCTGTTAAGTGTTCTGTTAAATAGGGAGTGAAGTTAGGCGCAGCCAGCAATTTGTTTAGTCATTCAAAATACGGCCACACTCGTCAATAAAATTGCCAGAAAACACAAGCGTTGGCGAAAGACACAAAATTTAGTTAATAATTCGCTATTGAAGAACTAAAACAAGATGCCGGACTATCTGGGAGATGATCAGCGCAAAGTAAAGCATGACGAGAAGGAGGAAAAAGAGATCAAGTCTCTAGATGAAGGCGACATCGAACTTCTCAAAACGTACGGCCAGAGCCAATACCACAAGTCCATAAAGAACATCGAGGAGGACATACAAAAGGCCGTTAAGCAAGTAAACGAGCTAACAGGCATCAAGGAGAGCGACACGGGCTTGGCACCGCCAGCCCTGTGGGATTTGGCTGCCGACAAGCAAATACTGCAGAATGAGCAACCGCTGCAGGTGGCGCGTTGCACAAAGATTATCAACGCAGACTCCGATGATCCCAAGTATATTATCAATGTGAAGCAGTTTGCCAAATTTGTGGTAGATCTGGCCGATTCTGTCGCCCCCACAGACATCGAAGAGGGCATGCGAGTGGGCGTTGATCGCAATAAGTATCAGATTCACATACCGCTGCCACCCAAAATTGATCCCACAGTCACGATGATGCAAGTCGAGGACAAACCAGATGTTACCTACAGCGATGTGGGTGGCTGCAAGGAGCAGATTGAGAAGTTGCGTGAGGTGGTAGAGACGCCGCTGCTGCATCCCGAGAAGTTTGTTAATCTCGGCATTGAGCCGCCCAAGGGCGTGCTCCTGTTTGGTCCGCCCGGTACGGGAAAGACATTGTGCGCTCGTGCGGTGGCCAATCGCACAGATGCCTGCTTTATTCGTGTCATCGGCTCGGAGCTGGTGCAGAAGTATGTGGGCGAGGGCGCACGCATGGTGCGTGAACTATTCGAGATGGCCCGTTCCAAGAAGGCCTGTTTGATATTCTTCGATGAAATCGATGCCATTGGCGGTGCCCGCTTTGATGACGGCGCTGGCGGCGACAACGAGGTGCAGCGTACTATGCTGGAGCTGATCAATCAGCTAGATGGCTTCGATCCGCGTGGCAACATTAAGGTGCTGATGGCCACCAATCGACCTGACACATTGGATCCAGCGCTTATGCGTCCCGGTCGCTTGGACCGTAAGGTGGAGTTCGGACTGCCCGATCAGGATGGCCGTTCGCACATCTTTAAAATACACGCCCGCTCAATGTCCGTGGAGCGAGACATTCGCTTCGATCTGCTAGCACGTCTGTGTCCCAACTCGACGGGCGCTGAGATACGCTCCGTGTGCACTGAGGCCGGCATGTTTGCCATACGTGCACGCCGCAAGGTGGCCACCGAGAAGGACTTCCTCGAGGCCGTCAACAAGGTTATCAAGAGCTACGCCAAGTTCAGCGCCACTCCTCGCTATATGACCTACAATTAAGTTACGTTTTATACAGCATTTCTTTATTTTGCTGCGCTGTGAGCCTTCAATTCAAACTGTAACTGCTACAGCTGGgctttaagtaaataaaatatccaAAATATATAGTATTCGCCACTTTTGGAGTATTGTTTCTTGCTAGCTTTTCATCTGTCTTTGTTCATGTGTATAAtgctgcattttgttttgtatatgtGCAGCCAACATGGAGCAGACGTTGGACGACAGTGCGGCCTTGCTGGATGATATGCTGGTGGATAGGCATGCGCCAATTGTGCGTCCCATTCCGGGTCCCTCGCTGCGTGCCATTGACTGGTCTGGCTCGGATTGCGACATGTCCTGGATATGCCTGCTAATATTTATACTCGCACTCTGTGTTGTTATACCGCTCGTCTATGTCATTTATCTGGCGGAGCATCCGCATCACAATCACACCTCATAGCTCAAGTGATCATCATTCCAAGTGTGCTAATTGAGATGATAGGCGAAAAAACACAACTCTCACTTTCTTGCTACGGAGGAACGCATTTAAAATGCAGCTGCGAGACGtagaatttataatttttttaaaaaatgattatatacaattaaataataattatttatcatAGAAACAAAGAACCAATTGTGACttgtacaatatatattaatagacTTGACAAAAATAATGAATGTGTTAATGTAAAAGTctcaattttatgaaaaattaaattaaacaaatctTAATTGGCGAATACAGGCATCTAACAAATACTTTAAGTGTGgtaaaacaacaataattagtATAACTGATCATAAGtttttattcatataaattaaaactatttataaCAGTGAAAGAACATATTTatcgatacatatatatatatatatatatatatatatgtatatcgatCGATGTACGGGTCATTATGATAGTTAAAAGGGTTTTTCGCGGGGCTTAAAGCTAAATACATATCTTAGcgctaaataaaatatttaagagattaaataaatagtatCCATggatataattatttaattataataaatataaactaaaaacaattattcgcgCACACTGGGCGTAACTTTTGGGTTAAGTACTTTGAAGAATACTTTTGATTGAATGTGTACTATGTCTGTCGTTTAGATGGAGGCCATGGCACATGATTATTTGGTCTTGATTTGGTATCCAGGATGCTGCTGTGCACCATTATTGTGCATATTCCCCATTGTGGAATATCAGCCAATGGCCGCACAGCCAACTGTAACTTAGTTGCATTTATATTCACTTGAACTTTAAGTTTTCAAAGTAAGCAATATTGCTCCTAAGGAAGCCTCTGCGCACGGGCACAGGGCTCGCCGGCGAGGCGATGGGTATATTCATTGCATTTTCTTCGGATTGCATAGAGGGATCTCTGTTGAAACAATTGGAGCATATGTTTAACTTAAGCCAATTAAAATACTCAAAATACGTACGTTTCCAGCGATGATAGATCGGAGGCAATTGTGGATTCATCGGCCACCTCGGCTATGGAGACGGCACGCTGCAGCATATGCTTACGTGATTGTGGCGAGGTGGGCTGCTCTGAAGCATCGGGTGATGCCCTCAACTTGGCATTTTGCAGAGTCTAATGTacttatatatagaatatccATAAAGTAGGCTATATACAAGATTGACCTACCTTGGCACGCCAGCGTCGTTCGGGTTGGGTGCGTTTGCTGGTCAGCAGAAAGGCTTGAGCCAGCGCCTTCACCGAGGGCAGGGCGTGCACCACGTCATCCTCAACGGCTGGTTTctctgtgggcgtggctgctggCTCAGGCTAgaaaaaatacacacatacacctgTGAATGGGCTGTCCAACCACTATTTGCTGGCAACTTACCatttcatcatcatcgtctATGGACAATACTTGGCTTGGCTCGATTAGACGTCGCTTGGGCTGCAGAAATCTGAAAGCTGGCGGCGTGGAGCCGCGTGTTGGTGTCATTGTGGGCGATGCGCAGACGTTGGGCGTCGCGTCGGCGGGCCCAAATTGCAGCACGACGGGCCGTTCACGTTTGCGCGACGCATCtatggaggaggaggaggagggtGCACTCAGTGCAGACTCCATAGATGACGTGCTAGACGTGCtgggctgctgctcctgcgcCTTGATGACGGTCGTCTCCTGCTTATTAAAATCATAAACGCGCACAGTGTCCGAGTCATCGCTGGTCGTTTGCAGGGATTGATTCGATTGGGTCTCCAGACTGGCGTTGCATCCAGCTTCCAGCACCTGAGCTGGCAAGGCTGTGTAAATACACTTGTCATCCGGAATCTCGACCAGCTGCGCTTGTTCCGCTGCagttttgcttgctttttgcGCCttttgataaaacattttgtttttttcgtttggtgttcattgtgtttttttgtttgtagttgtgttgttgttgttgttgtttaggtACATTTTAGGCATGTTGTGGTTAGTTTTAGTTTGGAAAGTTTAGATTTAAATATGGAAAGAAGAATTGTTTAGGTACAATAGATTATTTGGCACAAGCTTTGTCGAGCTGTTTAAAgttcaaatgcaaaaaaaattattcaaaaaacgCAAATTTTCTACATTTCAAAGCAAATTTcttgctttaaaaatttaaaagttgtAATTCGATTTAATTAGTCATCAACTAAATTACTCTaaattatgtatttacataaaattatttatagaataacctacaatatttgaatatattgtttttaatttttaaaatatttcttaattttacacacaacacattttttttggcgTATTTGAACTTTAAGCATGATACTCGCATATGTCTGGGCTGATGTATAGAATGTGATGTACAGAATGTGGCATCAAGAATGTGATGTGGATGTGGTAAATGTGTGTGGCAAGTGGTCAAGCAGCAACATGCAATTGGGATTCGTTTTAGTTACAGCTACAAATAGATAGCAACTAAGTTTAGCAGAGAAGTGAAACAAATGCCGTTAGTAAAATGCcattaacaataattatataattgaaCTATTTATTTAGCAATTGTTAGTTGCTATTATTGTTGTACTCACCCCGTTAAAATTCAGGTTTTtactaaaaacatttgtttcaTTTAATATTGGTTTGTTGTTTAACTTTTGGCTTTATTTATATTGGTTGTTTATAAAAAGAAGTTAGCAATTAATTATGTATGAATTAACTAAAGTGCATACAAGAGTTATGTTTAAaaattaacagcaacaaaatcatAATTAAAACATACAAAAGAGAATGCTGCATATTTTACGGCGCATTAGCATTAATAATTAGGCAAttagcatttaaattattatttagcttgcatttatatatttgttgttttttacaattaggtgaaaaaaaaaactggagcTCAACATTCTCGGGAGAAAGTatgaatatgcaaattgttggTGGTGCAACTTGAGGTGCGCTTATATTTTGGgatatttttgtttggaaatttataatttctttgAGCAGATGGCACTGCCTGCCTTAAAGCCTAACCATGCTGGAGATTCTATGTGAGTGGGTGTGgatatgtgtgggtgtggatgtgtgtgtgtgtgtgggcgtgtgcgTGTTGCCTTTACTGACTAGTTTTTTAACTTGGCTGACTAATATTTTGGCAGAGACTACACCTAAATGCTACAGCTACTACACAGAGGATCCCGAAATAAGCCCAATTACCCGCCCCAAATAAATCGACCCTCCTCCCATTTTCTTGACGCGCACACA
This window harbors:
- the LOC6625943 gene encoding lysM and putative peptidoglycan-binding domain-containing protein 4 yields the protein MRRNVRQQQYNWENGQQDGMDDIFLRPAHESNEIMDLVQLANRSSNGNTKVSRSENTLEVKVQEGDTLQALALRFHCSVADIKRLNKIDRDNEIHARRIIRIPVTVHNVLLGASDVDALPCVHRSGNNSPRHNVDLEPAIERNPLEDARMMLDERLLVAAVNASGPVAGEVQPSTRRDGSKFYEGAHGYPDDEANMEQTLDDSAALLDDMLVDRHAPIVRPIPGPSLRAIDWSGSDCDMSWICLLIFILALCVVIPLVYVIYLAEHPHHNHTS
- the Rpt1 gene encoding 26S proteasome regulatory subunit 7, with translation MPDYLGDDQRKVKHDEKEEKEIKSLDEGDIELLKTYGQSQYHKSIKNIEEDIQKAVKQVNELTGIKESDTGLAPPALWDLAADKQILQNEQPLQVARCTKIINADSDDPKYIINVKQFAKFVVDLADSVAPTDIEEGMRVGVDRNKYQIHIPLPPKIDPTVTMMQVEDKPDVTYSDVGGCKEQIEKLREVVETPLLHPEKFVNLGIEPPKGVLLFGPPGTGKTLCARAVANRTDACFIRVIGSELVQKYVGEGARMVRELFEMARSKKACLIFFDEIDAIGGARFDDGAGGDNEVQRTMLELINQLDGFDPRGNIKVLMATNRPDTLDPALMRPGRLDRKVEFGLPDQDGRSHIFKIHARSMSVERDIRFDLLARLCPNSTGAEIRSVCTEAGMFAIRARRKVATEKDFLEAVNKVIKSYAKFSATPRYMTYN